A single genomic interval of Clostridium facile harbors:
- a CDS encoding glycoside hydrolase family 25 protein — translation MLKRIILSGISFCIAISLTVLSVLAKQQAVPEKTVVSSRPPVSSLSVESSSSEIESSSEEVSSSEPESSEPVSSAPPAPAPVQKITGKVTKDPQFKPTEENKKEDPQKNEHPDAGPGGSITIPDTPTTPPASSAPSQPEQGGDTAPPQPGPTFPTDPNYTGWWETDGKTYCYQNGQKMTGWKNINNIGYWFNGNGELSSKMGIDVSVHQGKIDWQAVKSDGIEFALIRVGYRGSVSGKIVIDTRFEENVRAAAAAGIECGVYFFSQAINADEGRAEAEFALNAISGLPVTGPVIIDTEYVAWNPGAGDTEPRGNRTSTSARTDAVAAFCQTVASAGKQTMIYASQSWYENNLQLSRLTSYQKWLARWSESVTWNHDFTIWQCTDKGKVKGINGNVDRNAWKIG, via the coding sequence ATGTTAAAACGCATTATTTTATCTGGCATTAGTTTTTGTATCGCAATCAGCTTAACGGTCCTTTCTGTATTGGCAAAGCAGCAGGCAGTTCCTGAAAAAACGGTTGTTTCGTCACGACCTCCTGTTTCTTCCCTAAGTGTAGAATCTTCCTCCTCGGAAATCGAATCTTCATCGGAAGAGGTTTCATCTTCTGAGCCAGAGAGTTCCGAGCCAGTTTCCAGTGCGCCTCCCGCTCCGGCTCCTGTACAAAAAATTACAGGAAAGGTAACAAAAGACCCCCAGTTTAAACCAACTGAGGAGAACAAAAAAGAGGACCCGCAAAAAAATGAGCATCCAGATGCTGGTCCAGGGGGTTCCATTACGATTCCAGATACCCCAACTACACCGCCAGCATCTTCTGCTCCATCCCAGCCAGAACAAGGGGGAGATACAGCTCCTCCCCAGCCAGGCCCAACCTTCCCAACTGATCCAAATTATACGGGATGGTGGGAAACGGATGGAAAAACCTACTGTTATCAGAACGGACAAAAGATGACAGGTTGGAAGAACATCAATAATATAGGGTATTGGTTTAATGGCAATGGAGAACTTTCCTCTAAAATGGGGATTGACGTTTCAGTCCATCAAGGAAAAATCGACTGGCAAGCGGTAAAATCCGATGGGATTGAGTTTGCATTAATCCGTGTGGGATACCGTGGTAGTGTATCCGGAAAGATTGTAATCGACACCCGGTTTGAGGAAAATGTACGTGCGGCAGCTGCTGCCGGAATTGAATGCGGTGTTTATTTCTTTTCCCAGGCAATCAACGCCGATGAAGGTAGGGCAGAAGCAGAATTTGCATTAAACGCTATTAGTGGTTTGCCAGTTACCGGCCCTGTTATTATTGATACTGAATATGTTGCCTGGAATCCAGGCGCCGGCGATACCGAACCCCGTGGAAACCGTACCAGCACTTCCGCCCGTACGGATGCGGTAGCTGCCTTTTGCCAAACAGTGGCTTCCGCTGGAAAACAAACTATGATTTATGCCAGCCAGTCCTGGTATGAGAATAACCTTCAATTGAGCCGTTTAACTTCCTATCAAAAATGGTTAGCCCGTTGGAGTGAGAGTGTCACTTGGAACCACGATTTTACCATCTGGCAATGTACCGATAAGGGCAAGGTAAAAGGGATTAACGGAAACGTTGACCGCAATGCCTGGAAAATAGGATAA
- a CDS encoding metallophosphoesterase, which yields MHFSKKWLKGSIAALLSATLLLGQALPVSAAIMSKQQEEQLKIAVLSDTHYLSPDMIKDTTDYTNHLNSDRKMFTESAAILDKMLETVKEDQPDVLMISGDLTKDGEKEGHEQLAEKLEHLKEEVPNLKVYVVPGNHDLRNSNAMNFNTEDGTAIPAGRTEPEDFKQIYSDVTFEDESIIDTYTPPEGKEAGGLSYVARPEDGYTVIAIDSARYSADNTDSGLDEHETSGAISADLENWILEQIKEAKDRGDTVIGLEHHGMVPHFELEPTILPMYLVNDYERLSEEFADAGMQYIFTGHMHANDIATMTTEAGNTLYDIETGSVVTYPSPMRFVTINRNLDNGVVTENMSVSTTTNLGPITFTNPLTGEEQTIEDITAYGQQHGFSVDMVSTTVNGFLHGYYDQITEAGGVKPALEALINNLLGDTLPGDGNLTIEQLIDVALPLLLPTTPEAGTNVYYEGNTIKIWIASDEAPDAAPGEDPDGYWASIPVQGLKEALTPVFGTLDSMVANPTILDNAIDALASDLLAVPVYQTESETKTILDLANYAYQSHLAGNDNKDNMPAWVASAEQAISSGEVVDQIVNLLIQHVSNLLTQVLDQVSLKDLTGIAGWNLTTKEWIPVEGRTVLIQPLNDNTKTMINLMAMFVGWTAEGSTRMIPDGYTVQDLITKINNVGGLIGISVNFEEILSELINGTPADPETGTEATEGLLTEEMRQQLGDFANSIVNSLAIDSNYPKDNNTTITNQYTVEKINKTILNQVITYAENAKVSGEYDNAIESVQKSFDAALENAKTVAGNAGATQEEVDTAWKTLLNEIHKLGFVAGDKTALASLIEAANEINAELDRYVEAGKAEFTAALEAAVAVYEDGDAMQAEINQVADDLLNAMLNLRYKADKSILEDVLAEAGKVDANAYTAESYAVLTAAVNDAKAVLENENATQEEVDAAVTSVQTAMDNLVAVNGTVNETTTTDNNATQAGQESTTAKANTAKTGDMNPVAGIAAITVAGLVLVLTLKKKASNI from the coding sequence ATGCATTTTTCAAAAAAATGGCTAAAAGGCAGTATTGCAGCGTTACTTTCCGCTACATTGCTGTTAGGCCAAGCGCTTCCTGTTAGCGCAGCTATAATGTCAAAACAACAAGAGGAACAATTAAAAATTGCTGTTTTGTCCGACACCCACTATTTGTCCCCTGATATGATCAAGGATACCACCGATTATACCAATCACCTGAACAGCGACCGTAAAATGTTTACAGAAAGTGCTGCCATTTTAGATAAAATGTTGGAAACCGTAAAGGAAGACCAACCTGATGTACTGATGATCTCTGGCGACTTGACCAAAGACGGTGAAAAAGAAGGCCATGAGCAACTGGCAGAAAAATTGGAACATTTAAAAGAAGAAGTTCCAAACTTAAAAGTATATGTTGTACCTGGCAACCATGACCTCCGAAACTCTAATGCTATGAACTTTAATACGGAAGATGGCACCGCTATTCCAGCAGGACGCACAGAACCAGAGGATTTTAAACAAATCTACAGCGATGTAACATTTGAAGATGAAAGTATTATTGATACTTACACTCCTCCTGAAGGAAAAGAAGCTGGTGGTTTATCTTATGTAGCTCGTCCAGAAGATGGCTATACTGTAATTGCGATTGATTCTGCACGTTATAGTGCCGACAATACCGATTCTGGCTTAGATGAACACGAAACTTCCGGTGCCATTAGTGCCGATTTGGAAAATTGGATTTTAGAACAAATTAAAGAAGCAAAAGACCGTGGCGATACTGTTATCGGCTTAGAACACCATGGTATGGTTCCACACTTCGAACTGGAACCTACTATTTTGCCAATGTACCTGGTCAACGATTATGAACGTTTAAGTGAAGAATTCGCTGACGCCGGTATGCAGTATATTTTTACTGGTCATATGCACGCCAACGATATTGCAACTATGACAACAGAAGCTGGAAATACTCTGTATGATATTGAAACCGGATCAGTTGTCACTTACCCGTCTCCAATGCGTTTTGTAACCATTAACAGAAATCTGGACAACGGGGTTGTAACTGAAAACATGTCGGTTTCTACTACAACAAACCTAGGCCCAATCACCTTTACGAACCCATTAACAGGAGAAGAACAGACGATTGAAGATATTACCGCGTATGGTCAGCAACACGGCTTCTCTGTTGATATGGTATCCACCACTGTAAATGGTTTCCTCCACGGTTATTATGACCAAATCACGGAAGCTGGTGGAGTCAAACCAGCGTTGGAAGCTTTGATCAACAATTTATTGGGCGATACCCTCCCCGGTGATGGTAATTTAACCATTGAACAACTTATTGATGTTGCACTTCCTCTACTTCTCCCAACAACTCCAGAGGCAGGAACCAACGTTTATTATGAGGGCAATACCATTAAAATTTGGATTGCCAGTGATGAAGCCCCAGATGCTGCTCCAGGAGAAGATCCAGATGGATATTGGGCATCGATCCCTGTACAGGGTTTAAAAGAAGCTTTAACTCCTGTATTTGGTACATTGGACAGTATGGTGGCGAACCCTACTATTTTAGATAATGCCATTGATGCTTTAGCGAGCGATTTATTAGCAGTCCCTGTATACCAGACTGAGTCAGAAACAAAAACCATTTTAGACCTTGCGAACTATGCATACCAGAGCCATTTAGCTGGAAACGATAACAAAGACAACATGCCTGCATGGGTAGCTTCCGCTGAGCAAGCTATTAGCAGTGGTGAAGTAGTTGACCAAATTGTGAATCTGCTTATCCAACATGTTTCCAACCTGCTTACCCAGGTATTGGATCAGGTATCCTTAAAAGACCTGACAGGTATCGCTGGCTGGAACTTGACTACAAAAGAATGGATTCCAGTGGAAGGGAGGACTGTTTTAATCCAACCTTTAAATGACAATACCAAAACCATGATTAACCTGATGGCAATGTTTGTAGGATGGACAGCTGAAGGTAGCACCAGAATGATTCCGGATGGCTACACTGTTCAGGACTTGATTACAAAAATCAACAATGTTGGTGGCTTAATTGGGATCAGTGTCAACTTTGAAGAAATCCTATCAGAATTGATTAACGGTACGCCAGCTGATCCAGAAACAGGTACAGAAGCAACAGAAGGTTTATTAACTGAAGAAATGCGGCAGCAACTGGGCGATTTTGCAAATAGCATTGTAAATTCCCTAGCGATTGATAGCAACTATCCAAAAGATAATAACACTACCATTACAAACCAATACACGGTTGAAAAAATTAACAAAACAATTTTAAACCAAGTAATTACCTACGCAGAAAATGCCAAAGTAAGCGGAGAATATGATAATGCAATCGAATCCGTACAAAAATCCTTTGACGCTGCTTTGGAAAATGCGAAAACAGTAGCAGGCAATGCTGGGGCTACCCAGGAAGAAGTGGACACAGCATGGAAAACCTTGCTGAATGAAATCCACAAATTAGGATTTGTAGCTGGGGATAAAACAGCGTTAGCTTCTTTGATTGAAGCGGCCAATGAAATCAATGCAGAACTTGACCGTTATGTGGAAGCAGGCAAAGCAGAATTCACCGCAGCATTAGAAGCAGCAGTAGCGGTATATGAAGATGGAGATGCTATGCAAGCAGAAATCAACCAAGTAGCGGATGATTTATTAAATGCGATGCTGAACCTGAGATACAAAGCAGATAAGTCCATCCTGGAAGATGTTCTTGCGGAAGCAGGCAAAGTAGATGCAAATGCATACACAGCGGAAAGCTACGCAGTGTTGACAGCAGCAGTAAATGATGCAAAAGCAGTACTGGAAAATGAAAATGCAACCCAGGAAGAAGTAGATGCAGCAGTAACAAGTGTACAAACCGCAATGGATAACCTGGTAGCAGTGAATGGAACCGTAAATGAAACAACAACTACCGACAACAACGCTACTCAAGCCGGACAAGAAAGCACTACAGCCAAAGCAAACACTGCAAAAACAGGAGATATGAATCCAGTTGCAGGAATTGCAGCTATCACAGTTGCAGGTCTTGTCCTAGTACTCACCCTCAAAAAGAAAGCTTCTAATATCTAA
- the rpmE gene encoding 50S ribosomal protein L31: MKPGIHPNYEKTTITCACGNVIEVGSTKKDIKVEICSKCHPFFTGRQKLVDAGGRVDRFNRRFNLNK; the protein is encoded by the coding sequence ATGAAACCAGGAATTCATCCAAATTACGAAAAAACCACAATCACATGTGCTTGCGGTAATGTAATTGAAGTCGGTTCTACCAAAAAAGACATCAAAGTTGAAATTTGTTCTAAATGCCATCCGTTCTTTACTGGCAGACAAAAATTGGTTGATGCCGGCGGACGTGTTGATAGATTTAACAGAAGATTTAATCTCAACAAATAA
- a CDS encoding YigZ family protein — translation MTIADYATDEFIERKSRFIGFIKPVKTKAEAEAFIAEIKSKHYDATHNVSAYIVREERIERYSDDGEPQGTGGVPMLEVLKKEGLTDVCAVVTRYFGGILLGAGGLVRAYSHGCSIAVHAAQKILMCDCERLTLNFDYSLYGKINYLLPNYNIKLEQSDFADRVTLQLLVRLDTAEQLKKDLIEACNGQIILDTVEQVFTDYPYIEE, via the coding sequence GTGACAATTGCGGATTATGCTACTGATGAGTTTATCGAGCGGAAATCTCGCTTTATTGGTTTTATTAAACCGGTGAAAACAAAAGCGGAAGCAGAGGCGTTTATCGCTGAAATCAAATCCAAGCATTATGACGCCACCCACAATGTTTCCGCTTATATTGTAAGGGAAGAGCGGATTGAACGGTATTCCGATGATGGGGAACCTCAAGGGACAGGAGGAGTCCCCATGCTGGAAGTCCTCAAAAAAGAGGGGTTGACCGATGTGTGTGCTGTGGTGACCCGTTATTTTGGCGGAATCCTGCTAGGAGCAGGAGGACTGGTACGGGCTTATTCCCATGGATGTAGCATTGCGGTACATGCGGCACAAAAAATTTTGATGTGTGACTGCGAGCGCCTTACTTTAAATTTTGACTATAGCCTATATGGTAAAATTAATTACCTGTTGCCCAACTACAATATCAAATTGGAACAATCCGATTTTGCTGACCGGGTTACCCTACAGCTTCTGGTTCGTTTGGATACGGCGGAACAGCTAAAAAAGGATTTGATTGAGGCGTGTAATGGGCAAATTATCCTCGATACGGTAGAACAGGTATTTACCGATTATCCTTATATCGAAGAATAG
- a CDS encoding deoxyguanosinetriphosphate triphosphohydrolase produces MTIRERIEQQEEQTLSKYATLAKNTKGRATYQKPCDIRTEFQRDRDRILHCKAFKRLRYKTQVFLSPDSDHYLTRLVHTLEVAQIARTIARGLRINEDLTEAIALGHDLGHTPFGHAGERVLNEICPHKFHHAENSVRVVTVLEKEGKGLNLTAETLDGIRNHSFGHAQTLEGRLVKIADKVAYINHDIEDAIRAGVLTKEDLPQDCIEVLGDTKSKRITTIATSILEYTKEDIAMAPEVLQAHNKLRKFMFEHVYLAVPAKQAEEAKAVQVVEQMYHYYLTHEKELPEFYRQIAQKEDLHRAVCDYISGMSDHYIVERYLDLFVPHSWKGLKQ; encoded by the coding sequence ATGACGATTCGGGAACGGATTGAACAACAGGAAGAACAGACATTAAGCAAATATGCCACCTTGGCAAAGAACACCAAGGGCAGAGCGACCTATCAAAAGCCCTGTGATATCCGCACGGAATTTCAACGGGACCGGGACCGCATTTTGCACTGTAAAGCCTTTAAACGGCTGCGGTACAAAACCCAGGTTTTTTTATCTCCGGATTCTGATCATTACCTAACTCGTTTGGTACATACCTTAGAAGTGGCGCAGATTGCCCGTACAATCGCCAGGGGGCTGCGAATCAACGAAGATTTGACCGAAGCCATCGCCCTGGGGCATGACCTGGGGCACACCCCATTCGGCCATGCGGGGGAACGGGTGTTAAATGAGATCTGCCCCCATAAATTCCATCATGCGGAAAACAGCGTGCGGGTAGTCACCGTGCTAGAAAAGGAAGGCAAAGGGCTGAACCTGACGGCGGAAACCCTGGATGGAATCCGCAACCATTCCTTTGGGCACGCCCAAACCCTGGAAGGCCGCCTGGTAAAAATCGCGGATAAAGTGGCGTATATCAACCATGATATTGAGGATGCCATCCGGGCTGGCGTTTTGACCAAAGAGGATTTACCTCAAGACTGCATTGAGGTGTTAGGGGATACGAAAAGCAAGCGGATTACGACGATTGCCACCTCAATTTTGGAGTACACCAAAGAGGATATCGCCATGGCACCAGAAGTGTTACAGGCGCATAATAAGCTGCGGAAATTTATGTTTGAACATGTGTATTTAGCGGTGCCTGCAAAACAGGCAGAAGAAGCGAAAGCGGTACAGGTTGTGGAGCAGATGTACCACTATTACCTTACCCATGAGAAAGAGCTGCCGGAGTTTTACCGGCAAATTGCCCAAAAAGAAGATTTACACCGTGCTGTGTGCGATTATATTTCCGGGATGTCCGACCATTATATTGTGGAACGGTATTTGGATTTGTTTGTACCCCATTCCTGGAAAGGACTAAAACAATAA
- the dnaG gene encoding DNA primase yields MAISESFIQQLRMACDITSIVSSYVELKREGRNKKCLCPFHLEKTPSLVVYEDTQSFYCFGCGTGGDVITFIMKIENLDYVEAVKFLAARVGLTVPEDGQDDKLAKQRSRILALNREAARFFHQSLKSPEGREGLAYFAQRRLTKKTIITYGLGYAPNQWHALLDHIKSKGYSYEEAALADLAVKSKNGRYYDKFRNRVIFPIIDLRGNVIGFGGRVLDDSQPKYLNSSDTPVFKKSRNLFSLNFAKNSPEKNLILAEGYMDVIAMYQAGFHNVVATLGTALTAEQARLISRYANEVIIAYDSDEAGQIATTRASNLFEEAGVEARVLEITGAKDPDEYIKTYGADRFKVLLEQSENVIKSKLKRLKSRYNLDEPEEQVKYIHEYCLMISELYDKLERDVYAGSLAVECNLSKAAVLEQVEHLRKQQYRRKKSKEWKEIQSGKAVYVDKINPERVKYPKEAKAEEGILYFLLNHPDFVSYILERIQPEQFITSWNQKLFALIIQKIQQDSPLELTYFNEQLSPDEMGRLARILSENRDLNHTKESLDDYIAVILQHAHKLQDAERSRFSLDDYEQYRQELFKNKGKK; encoded by the coding sequence ATGGCGATTAGTGAAAGCTTTATTCAACAGCTGCGGATGGCATGCGATATTACCTCCATTGTTTCCTCCTATGTGGAGCTAAAGCGGGAAGGGCGAAATAAAAAATGCCTTTGCCCGTTCCATTTGGAAAAAACCCCTTCTTTGGTGGTATATGAGGATACCCAGTCGTTCTATTGTTTTGGATGCGGCACAGGTGGAGACGTCATCACCTTTATTATGAAGATTGAAAACCTGGATTATGTGGAGGCGGTCAAATTTCTGGCTGCCCGGGTTGGGTTGACTGTCCCGGAGGATGGCCAGGATGATAAGCTAGCGAAACAGCGTTCCAGGATTTTGGCGTTAAACCGGGAAGCTGCCCGGTTTTTCCACCAGAGTTTGAAATCTCCCGAAGGAAGGGAAGGGCTGGCTTATTTTGCCCAAAGGCGGCTGACCAAAAAGACCATCATAACCTATGGTTTGGGGTACGCCCCCAACCAATGGCATGCTCTGTTAGATCACATCAAATCCAAAGGCTATTCTTACGAGGAAGCAGCACTGGCGGATTTGGCGGTAAAATCCAAAAACGGACGGTATTATGATAAATTTCGGAACCGTGTTATTTTCCCCATCATTGATTTGCGGGGGAATGTGATTGGGTTTGGCGGTAGGGTCTTAGATGATAGCCAGCCAAAATATCTGAATTCCTCAGATACGCCAGTATTTAAAAAGAGCCGGAACCTGTTTTCCTTAAACTTCGCCAAAAATTCACCAGAAAAAAACCTGATTTTAGCGGAGGGATATATGGATGTGATTGCCATGTACCAGGCTGGGTTCCACAATGTGGTGGCAACGTTAGGGACGGCACTCACTGCGGAACAGGCGCGGCTGATTTCCCGATATGCCAATGAGGTGATTATCGCTTACGATTCGGACGAAGCGGGGCAGATTGCCACCACCAGGGCATCCAATCTATTTGAGGAAGCTGGCGTGGAGGCAAGGGTGCTGGAAATCACCGGAGCAAAAGACCCGGATGAATACATTAAAACCTACGGTGCAGACCGTTTTAAAGTATTATTGGAGCAATCCGAAAATGTAATCAAAAGTAAACTAAAGCGGCTAAAATCCAGGTACAACCTGGATGAACCGGAAGAACAGGTCAAATACATCCATGAGTATTGCCTGATGATTTCGGAACTTTATGATAAGCTGGAGCGGGATGTTTACGCTGGGAGCTTGGCTGTGGAATGCAATCTTTCCAAAGCAGCCGTGTTGGAACAGGTCGAACACCTGCGAAAACAGCAGTATCGACGGAAAAAAAGCAAAGAATGGAAGGAAATCCAGTCTGGAAAAGCAGTTTATGTGGATAAAATCAATCCGGAACGTGTAAAATATCCAAAAGAGGCAAAAGCGGAGGAAGGAATCCTCTATTTTCTATTAAACCATCCTGATTTTGTCAGCTATATTTTGGAACGGATTCAGCCGGAGCAGTTTATCACTAGCTGGAACCAAAAATTATTTGCTTTAATCATACAAAAAATACAACAGGATAGCCCGTTGGAATTAACCTATTTTAACGAACAGCTCTCTCCAGATGAAATGGGGCGTTTGGCGCGGATTTTATCCGAAAACAGAGATTTAAACCATACCAAAGAAAGCTTAGACGATTACATTGCCGTTATCCTGCAACACGCCCATAAATTGCAGGACGCCGAGCGCAGCCGTTTCTCTCTAGACGATTATGAGCAATATCGTCAGGAGCTTTTCAAAAACAAAGGAAAAAAATGA
- the rpoD gene encoding RNA polymerase sigma factor RpoD: MPAKKNVTNEPANHPVDPKAVTAELLEKGKQKGKLTSQEIAVALEELDFDVDQVEKLYESFEQYNIEVIEDIDEDLDIDFALDVNLNQDLEATIAAEGINIDDPVKVYLKEIGKVPLLTAEEEIELAQRMSDGDPYARKRLSEANLRLVVSIAKRYVGRGMQFLDLIQEGNLGLIKAVEKFDYTKGFKFSTYATWWIRQAITRAIADQARTIRIPVHMVETINKVKKISSQLLHKNGHDASAEEIAEVLEMPVDKVREIMRVSQEPVSLETPIGEEEDSHLSDFIPDDDAPAPAEAASHTLLREQLGEVLSTLTDREEKVLRLRFGLEDGRSRTLEEVGKEFNVTRERIRQIEAKALRKLRHPSRSKKLKDFLD, translated from the coding sequence ATGCCTGCTAAAAAGAATGTTACGAATGAACCTGCAAACCATCCAGTGGACCCAAAGGCTGTTACTGCTGAACTGCTGGAAAAAGGGAAGCAAAAAGGAAAATTAACCTCCCAGGAGATTGCAGTTGCTCTGGAAGAACTGGATTTTGATGTAGACCAGGTGGAAAAACTGTATGAGTCCTTTGAACAGTATAACATAGAAGTGATTGAAGATATTGACGAAGATTTGGATATTGATTTTGCTTTGGATGTTAACCTCAACCAGGACTTGGAAGCCACGATTGCGGCGGAAGGGATCAATATTGACGACCCGGTAAAGGTTTATTTAAAGGAAATCGGCAAAGTTCCTCTTTTAACAGCAGAGGAGGAAATCGAGCTGGCGCAGCGGATGTCGGACGGCGACCCATATGCTAGAAAACGCCTTTCCGAAGCAAACCTTCGTTTGGTAGTCAGCATCGCGAAACGCTATGTAGGCCGCGGTATGCAGTTTTTGGATTTGATTCAGGAAGGCAACCTGGGCTTAATCAAAGCGGTAGAAAAATTTGACTATACCAAAGGGTTTAAGTTCTCCACCTATGCGACCTGGTGGATTCGCCAGGCAATCACCCGTGCCATCGCGGACCAGGCAAGAACTATTCGTATTCCGGTACACATGGTGGAAACCATTAACAAAGTAAAAAAAATAAGCAGCCAGTTGCTGCATAAAAATGGCCACGATGCCAGTGCGGAAGAAATTGCGGAAGTACTGGAAATGCCGGTGGATAAAGTGCGGGAAATCATGCGGGTATCCCAGGAACCAGTTTCGTTGGAAACCCCAATCGGTGAAGAAGAAGACAGCCATTTGAGCGACTTTATTCCGGATGACGATGCACCAGCACCAGCAGAAGCAGCTTCCCACACCTTGTTAAGGGAACAGCTAGGAGAAGTGCTGAGCACCTTAACCGACCGTGAGGAAAAAGTACTCCGCCTGCGTTTCGGTTTGGAAGATGGCCGTTCCCGTACCCTGGAAGAAGTGGGAAAAGAATTTAATGTTACTAGGGAACGTATCCGCCAGATTGAGGCAAAAGCTCTGCGGAAACTGCGGCATCCAAGCCGTTCCAAAAAATTAAAAGACTTTTTGGATTAA
- a CDS encoding RrF2 family transcriptional regulator: MYINLESDYAVRIVSFLCRDGMKYDAKTIAENTGVTLRFALKILRKLVAAGIVKSYKGTQGGYKIAKPADEITLLEVIETMEGRYCFSRCLNEEHSCGDWCSGMGCKVQRVYSKITDQVREELSKVTFKTI, from the coding sequence ATGTATATTAATCTGGAATCGGATTATGCTGTCCGTATTGTCAGTTTTTTATGCCGGGACGGTATGAAGTACGACGCCAAGACCATTGCGGAAAATACTGGGGTGACCCTGCGGTTTGCCCTGAAAATTCTGCGGAAACTGGTGGCGGCGGGGATTGTAAAATCCTATAAAGGGACACAGGGCGGCTACAAAATCGCCAAGCCCGCCGATGAAATCACCTTGCTGGAAGTAATTGAAACAATGGAAGGCCGGTATTGTTTTAGCCGCTGCCTAAACGAGGAACACAGCTGTGGGGATTGGTGTTCTGGAATGGGGTGCAAGGTACAACGGGTGTACTCCAAAATTACCGACCAGGTGCGGGAGGAATTATCCAAAGTAACCTTTAAAACCATTTAA